In the Danio rerio strain Tuebingen ecotype United States chromosome 8, GRCz12tu, whole genome shotgun sequence genome, one interval contains:
- the lox gene encoding protein-lysine 6-oxidase isoform X1: MMERPGVLPLLLLCVCVLLQPAASQSSAGSRAAAAAQRSRTRWVTNGRVFQLRSRGPQYQPAGRAEAARPEAPAAEQRNSSSRSEDGMVSDDPYDPYKSIRNNPYNPYYNYYDSYYRPRHRSTQRHHGYGTRYFQNGLPDLVVDPYLIQVSTYVQRVPMYNLRCAAEENCLASSASGAADYDTRVLLRFPQRVKNQGTADFLPSKPRYAWEWHSCHNHYHSMNEFCHYDLLDSRTQQRVAEGHKASFCLEDTSCDPGYHRRYACTSHTQGLSPGCYDTYSADIDCQWIDITDVQPGRYILKVTVNPGFQVSESDFSNNIVRCDVHYTGNYAHVSGCTVSPH; the protein is encoded by the exons ATGATGGAGCGTCCCGGTGTCCTCCCTCTGCtgctgctctgtgtgtgtgttctcctccAGCCGGCTGCGTCTCAATCCTCCGCGGGCTccagagcagcagcagcagcacagcgCTCCCGCACCCGCTGGGTCACCAACGGCCGGGTGTTCCAGCTGCGCAGCCGCGGGCCACAGTATCAGCCGGCGGGCAGAGCAGAGGCAGCCCGACCAGAAGCTCCCGCAGCGGAGCAGAGGAACTCCAGCAGCAGATCTGAGGATGGCATGGTGTCCGATGACCCCTATGACCCCTACAAATCCATCAGGAACAACCCCTACAACCCATACTACAACTACTACGACTCCTACTACCGGCCCAGGCACCGCAGCACGCAGAGGCATCACGGATACGGGACCCGCTACTTCCAGAACG gtctgCCGGATCTGGTGGTGGACCCTTACCTGATCCAGGTGTCCACGTATGTGCAGAGAGTGCCGATGTATAACCTGCGGTGCGCGGCGGAGGAGAATTGCCTGGCCAG ctcAGCATCAGGAGCTGCAGACTACGACACACGGGTTCTGCTGAGGTTCCCTCAGCGCGTCAAGAACCAGGGAACAGCAGACTTCCTGCCCAGCAAACCCAGATACGCCTGGGAGTGGCACAGCTGTCACAA CCACTATCACAGCATGAACGAGTTCTGCCATTACGATCTGCTGGACTCCAGAACTCAACAGAGAGTGGCTGAAGGCCATAAAGCCAGTTTCTGTCTGGAGGACACGTCCTGCGACCCGGGATACCACCGGCGCTACGCCTGCACGTCCCACACACAG GGTTTGAGTCCTGGTTGTTACGACACGTACAGCGCTGACATCGACTGTCAGTGGATCGACATCACGGACGTCCAGCCTGGAAGATACATACTGAAG GTGACAGTGAATCCAGGTTTCCAGGTGTCGGAGTCAGacttcagtaataatattgtcCGCTGTGATGTTCATTATACTGGAAACTACGCGCATGTGTCCGGCTGCACCGTGAGTCC ACACTAG
- the lox gene encoding protein-lysine 6-oxidase precursor (The RefSeq protein has 1 substitution compared to this genomic sequence): MMERPGVLPLLLLCVCVLLQPAASQSSAGSRAAAAAQRSRTHWVTNGRVFQLRSRGPQYQPAGRAEAARPEAPAAEQRNSSSRSEDGMVSDDPYDPYKSIRNNPYNPYYNYYDSYYRPRHRSTQRHHGYGTRYFQNGLPDLVVDPYLIQVSTYVQRVPMYNLRCAAEENCLASSASGAADYDTRVLLRFPQRVKNQGTADFLPSKPRYAWEWHSCHNHYHSMNEFCHYDLLDSRTQQRVAEGHKASFCLEDTSCDPGYHRRYACTSHTQGLSPGCYDTYSADIDCQWIDITDVQPGRYILKVTVNPGFQVSESDFSNNIVRCDVHYTGNYAHVSGCTVSPH, from the exons ATGATGGAGCGTCCCGGTGTCCTCCCTCTGCtgctgctctgtgtgtgtgttctcctccAGCCGGCTGCGTCTCAATCCTCCGCGGGCTccagagcagcagcagcagcacagcgCTCCCGCACCCGCTGGGTCACCAACGGCCGGGTGTTCCAGCTGCGCAGCCGCGGGCCACAGTATCAGCCGGCGGGCAGAGCAGAGGCAGCCCGACCAGAAGCTCCCGCAGCGGAGCAGAGGAACTCCAGCAGCAGATCTGAGGATGGCATGGTGTCCGATGACCCCTATGACCCCTACAAATCCATCAGGAACAACCCCTACAACCCATACTACAACTACTACGACTCCTACTACCGGCCCAGGCACCGCAGCACGCAGAGGCATCACGGATACGGGACCCGCTACTTCCAGAACG gtctgCCGGATCTGGTGGTGGACCCTTACCTGATCCAGGTGTCCACGTATGTGCAGAGAGTGCCGATGTATAACCTGCGGTGCGCGGCGGAGGAGAATTGCCTGGCCAG ctcAGCATCAGGAGCTGCAGACTACGACACACGGGTTCTGCTGAGGTTCCCTCAGCGCGTCAAGAACCAGGGAACAGCAGACTTCCTGCCCAGCAAACCCAGATACGCCTGGGAGTGGCACAGCTGTCACAA CCACTATCACAGCATGAACGAGTTCTGCCATTACGATCTGCTGGACTCCAGAACTCAACAGAGAGTGGCTGAAGGCCATAAAGCCAGTTTCTGTCTGGAGGACACGTCCTGCGACCCGGGATACCACCGGCGCTACGCCTGCACGTCCCACACACAG GGTTTGAGTCCTGGTTGTTACGACACGTACAGCGCTGACATCGACTGTCAGTGGATCGACATCACGGACGTCCAGCCTGGAAGATACATACTGAAG GTGACAGTGAATCCAGGTTTCCAGGTGTCGGAGTCAGacttcagtaataatattgtcCGCTGTGATGTTCATTATACTGGAAACTACGCGCATGTGTCCGGCTGCACCGTGAGTCC ACACTAG
- the sncaip gene encoding synphilin-1: protein MDVPEYLDLDEIDFTDDLPYSSKSIPELCRRHDGQNDERQALAINWPRSAASHSGAGLKPTGIADVYSKFRPVKRVSPLKHQPEETQTQTETEGKSSETDTPSGKEEPSKSRGLINQALFGELEHYDLDMDEILDVPYIKCTQQAATLPRAPSAGNTHTLVHSESLSSGTQFCVLSPVMRKSKSADLRAQSLGFENTHEQIPDSKTGADGGHASRKQARGVSREVDEEAKKSQNILNIVRDGQISLLPHFAAENLELIRDEDGNNLLHVSAAQGHTDCLQHLTSLMGEDCLNERNKQQLTPAGLSVRNGHLECVRWMVSETEAIAELSCTREHPSLIHYAARYGQERVLLWLLQFMQEQAISLDEQDQNGNSAVHVAAQFGHLGCLQTLVEYGSNVTVQNQQCERASQCAERQGHTTCSRYLVVVETCMSLASQVVKLTKQLHEQTTARVALQNQLQLLLQTQEPNGRPPSPSCRVPPSDSWPEMTLTAEVAPENGQWVLKQKHTETDGVMRKLLTKDAAERTHPRDTHDAGAESGAGPGAGPMKRLGVGERRELKLARLKQIMQRSLSESDGDVYPPDETKHMSRPTQLPIPEAEEPKNTHSSSERKLSFTHRTSKSVDACNPSPSSDQSDPETRTEAGDKVTTSPKSALKSPSSRRKTSQNLKLRVTFDEPPRKDGAAGDTKAPSTKEKRPFGAFRSIMETLSGNQNNNNSNSSSSNAQSPGKHTGKKSKSKTSAV from the exons ATGGACGTTCCTGAATATCTGGATCTGGATGAGATTGACTTCACTGATGATTTACCT tACTCATCTAAGAGCATTCCTGAACTGTGCCGGAGACATGATGGACAGAACGACGAGAGACAAG CTCTGGCCATTAACTGGCCTCGTAGTGCGGCGTCTCACAGCGGTGCAGGACTCAAACCCACCGGTATCGCAGACGTCTACAGTAAATTCCGTCCTGTTAAACGCGTCTCTCCACTCAAACACCAGCCGGAGGAGACGCAGACACAGACGGAGACTGAAGGGAAGAGCTCAGAGACGGACACACCAAGCGGGAAAGAGGAGCCCAGCAAGAGCAGAGGCCTCATCAACCAGG CCCTGTTTGGGGAACTAGAGCACTACGACCTGGACATGGACGAGATCCTGGACGTGCCCTACATCAAGTGCACTCAGCAGGCGGCGACGCTGCCTCGAGCGCCCTCTgcagggaacacacacacactggtgcaCTCTGAGAGCCTGAGCAGCGGGACGCAGTTCTGTGTGCTGTCGCCCGTCATGAGGAAGTCGAAATCTGCAGATCTCCGAGCGCAGAGTCTCGGGTTCGAGAACACACACGAGCAGATCCCGGACAGCAAAACCGGAGCTGACGGCGGACACGCATCCAGAAAACAAGCCAGAGGAGTGTCTCGAGAAGTGGACGAGGAGGCCAAGAAGAGCCAAAACATCCTGAATATCGTGAGAGATGGACAGATCTCTCTGCTG CCTCACTTTGCGGCGGAGAATCTGGAGCTGATCAGAGACGAGGACGGGAATAATCTTCTGCACGTGTCTGCGGCTCAGGGACACACAGACTGTCTGCAGCACCTGACGTCTCTCATGGGTGAAGACTGCCTGAACGAACGCAATAAACAGCAGCTCACGCCTGCAGGACTCAGCGTACGG aaCGGTCATCTGGAGTGTGTTCGCTGGATGGTGAGCGAGACGGAGGCCATCGCGGAGCTCAGCTGTACTAGAGAACACCCGAGCCTCATTCATTACGCTGCTCGATACGGTCAG gagcGTGTGCTGCTGTGGCTGCTGCAGTTTATGCAGGAGCAGGCCATCTCTCTGGACGAGCAGGATCAGAACGGGAACTCTGCGGTTCACGTCGCCGCTCAGTTTGGTCATCTGGGCTGCCTTCAG acTCTGGTGGAGTACGGCTCTAATGTGACGGTGCAGAATCAGCAGTGTGAGCGCGCGTCTCAGTGTGCGGAGCGTCAGGGTCACACCACCTGCTCCAGGTACCTGGTGGTGGTGGAGACCTGCATGTCTCTGGCCTCGCAGGTGGTCAAACTCACCAAACAGCTGCACGA GCAGACCACGGCGCGGGTGGCTCTACAGAATCAGCTTCAGCTTCTGTTGCAGACACAAGAGCCTAACGGCAGACCACCATCTCCCAG CTGTCGTGTTCCTCCGTCAGACTCGTGGCCTGAAATGACCCTAACAGCAGAAGTGGCTCCTGAAAACGGCCAGTGGGTCCTGAAGCAGAAACACACGGAGACGGACGGAGTCATGCGGAAACTGCTGACGAAAGATGCAGCAGAGCGAACCCATCCCAGAGACACCCACGATGCAGGGGCGGAGTCAGGGGCGGGGCCAGGGGCTGGACCAATGAAACGGCTGGGAGTGGGGGAGAGGCGGGAACTTAAGCTGGCGCGTCTGAAGCAGATCATGCAGCGTTCGCTCAGTGAGTCTGACGGAGACGTCTATCCTCCAGACGAGACCAAACACATGTCCAGACCCACACAACTGCCCATCCCCGAGGCTGAGGAGCCCAAAAACACACACTCCTCCAGCGAACGCAAGCTCTCCTTCACACACAGGACTTCCAAATCTGTGGACGCCTGTAACCCGTCTCCATCATCAGACCAGAGCGATCCTGAAACCAGAACAGAAGCGGGAGATAAAGTCACCACCAGTCCTAAAAGTGCGCTCAAATCTCCGTCCTCCCGCAGGAAAACCTCGCAGAATCTGAAGCTGAGAGTCACGTTTGATGAGCCGCCGCGGAAAGACGGAGCCGCCGGCGACACTAAAGCCCCGTCCACTAAAGAAAAGAGACCCTTCGGTGCGTTTCGCTCTATAATGGAGACGCTGAGCGGAAAccagaacaacaacaacagcaacagcagcagcagcaatgcTCAGAGTCCTGGAAAACACACCGGGAAGAAGAGCAAGAGCAAGACGAGCGCTGTGTAG